From the Octadecabacter antarcticus 307 genome, one window contains:
- the pseC gene encoding UDP-4-amino-4,6-dideoxy-N-acetyl-beta-L-altrosamine transaminase, with the protein MIPYGRQDISEADIAAVVEVLRSDFLTQGPVVPRFEAAVAGQCGAAHGVAVNSATSALHIACMALDLGPGDILWTVPNTFVASANVGVYCGADVDFVDTDPDTYVMSVPALEVKLVQAEAAGHLPKIVMPVHFAGQSADMAAIGALAGRYGFSVIEDASHAIGARYRDRPVGNCAHSDICVFSFHPVKIITTAEGGLATTNNPELATRMELHRSHGITRDPARMAGDSEGGWYYQMVDLGYNYRMTEMQAALGLSQMDRLDAFVARRNELAACYNRRLADLPLTRPAQHPESYSSYHLYPIQVADRARVFADLRQAGIGVNVHYIPVHMQPYWASRSFTEGDFPNAEQYYAHAISIPLYAGLNEEDQDVVIAALASALG; encoded by the coding sequence ATGATCCCTTACGGCCGACAGGACATCTCTGAGGCGGACATTGCGGCTGTGGTCGAAGTTCTCCGATCTGACTTCCTGACGCAGGGCCCTGTCGTTCCGCGCTTCGAGGCTGCTGTTGCGGGTCAGTGCGGCGCGGCGCACGGTGTGGCGGTGAACTCGGCCACCTCGGCGCTGCATATCGCGTGCATGGCGCTGGATCTGGGCCCCGGAGACATCTTGTGGACGGTGCCTAATACCTTCGTGGCGTCCGCCAATGTTGGCGTCTATTGCGGCGCAGATGTGGATTTCGTCGATACCGATCCCGACACCTATGTGATGAGTGTTCCCGCTCTCGAGGTCAAGCTGGTCCAGGCCGAGGCCGCGGGCCATCTGCCGAAGATCGTGATGCCCGTGCATTTCGCGGGACAAAGCGCCGACATGGCCGCCATCGGCGCGCTGGCCGGACGCTACGGGTTCAGTGTGATCGAGGACGCCAGCCACGCCATCGGCGCGCGCTACCGCGACAGGCCGGTTGGCAATTGCGCCCATAGTGACATCTGCGTCTTCAGCTTTCATCCCGTCAAGATCATCACCACCGCCGAAGGCGGGCTGGCCACTACCAACAACCCCGAGCTTGCCACCCGGATGGAGTTGCACCGCAGCCACGGCATCACCCGCGACCCGGCGCGGATGGCCGGGGACAGTGAGGGCGGCTGGTACTACCAGATGGTCGATCTGGGCTACAACTACCGCATGACCGAGATGCAAGCCGCCTTAGGACTGAGCCAGATGGACCGTCTGGACGCGTTCGTGGCGCGCCGCAACGAACTGGCCGCGTGCTATAACAGGCGGCTGGCCGACTTGCCGTTGACCCGGCCCGCACAGCATCCAGAAAGCTATTCCAGCTATCACCTCTACCCGATTCAGGTGGCTGATCGCGCCCGTGTCTTTGCTGATCTGCGCCAGGCCGGGATCGGTGTAAACGTGCACTACATCCCCGTCCACATGCAGCCCTACTGGGCCTCGCGCAGCTTTACGGAGGGAGATTTTCCGAATGCCGAGCAGTACTATGCACATGCGATTTCCATCCCGCTCTATGCAGGGTTGAACGAAGAGGATCAGGACGTGGTGATCGCGGCATTGGCAAGCGCGCTCGGCTAG
- the pseB gene encoding UDP-N-acetylglucosamine 4,6-dehydratase (inverting): MLKGSTILLTGGTGSFGSAFVPMTIERFKPKRVIIFSRDEMKQWDMAKLYGHLPEVRFFIGDVRDRERLYRAMDGVDYVVHAAATKIVPTAEYNPFECIKTNVMGAMNVIDACIDKGVKKCVALSTDKASAPINLYGASKLASDKLFVSGNSYSGADKCRFSVVRYGNVMGSRGSVIPFFMSLDEDAEIPITDPRMTRFMISLEQGVELVWHALEDSIGGEIYVRKIPSMDIMQIAEAVRPGFAHNVVGIRPGEKLHEQMIGPEDAPHTYEYDDHFKIIPAIHNWSTDPARIKDGRKVAEDFRYASDNNPKWMPSETLRAWIDANRAKVGRV; the protein is encoded by the coding sequence ATGCTCAAGGGATCGACAATACTGCTCACCGGTGGCACCGGTTCTTTCGGGTCTGCCTTCGTCCCGATGACGATCGAGCGTTTCAAACCCAAACGTGTCATCATATTTTCACGTGACGAGATGAAACAGTGGGATATGGCCAAGCTTTATGGCCACCTGCCAGAGGTTCGGTTCTTCATCGGCGACGTGCGCGACCGTGAACGCTTGTATCGCGCGATGGACGGTGTCGACTACGTCGTCCACGCCGCCGCGACCAAGATCGTACCGACCGCCGAATACAACCCCTTTGAGTGCATAAAGACCAACGTCATGGGGGCTATGAACGTGATCGACGCCTGCATCGACAAAGGTGTCAAAAAATGCGTGGCACTGTCGACCGACAAGGCGTCGGCACCGATCAACCTGTATGGTGCGTCAAAGCTCGCTTCAGACAAGCTTTTCGTGTCCGGAAACTCCTACTCAGGAGCTGACAAATGCCGCTTTTCTGTGGTGCGCTACGGCAACGTGATGGGCTCGCGCGGATCGGTCATTCCGTTCTTCATGTCGCTGGACGAGGATGCTGAGATCCCAATCACCGATCCGCGTATGACGCGGTTCATGATCAGTCTGGAACAAGGGGTCGAACTTGTCTGGCATGCACTCGAGGACAGCATCGGCGGCGAAATATATGTGCGCAAGATCCCCTCGATGGACATCATGCAGATCGCCGAAGCGGTGCGCCCGGGCTTTGCCCACAATGTCGTGGGCATTCGGCCTGGCGAAAAACTGCATGAACAGATGATCGGCCCCGAAGACGCGCCGCACACCTACGAATATGACGACCACTTCAAGATCATCCCGGCGATCCACAACTGGTCCACTGATCCCGCGCGAATCAAGGATGGCCGCAAGGTGGCCGAGGATTTCCGCTATGCCTCAGACAACAATCCCAAATGGATGCCGTCCGAGACATTGCGCGCCTGGATTGACGCGAACCGCGCAAAGGTGGGTCGTGTCTGA
- a CDS encoding sulfotransferase codes for MFDWTLFDRLFRDGFLARHKAIDRFRIVIGAYIAAMGLPVEGGSIHFVCKAPHNENCELQWVRLLGPRGRFIQCTRDPIEHYLSLQNIAHLYGSGGYPAVDFARKVRRRRWLWNIYPGKRLYVLDYDRLTADPDFEMRKIADFIGIAFTETMTRPTENAMH; via the coding sequence ATGTTTGACTGGACTCTGTTCGACCGGCTATTTCGGGACGGGTTTCTGGCACGCCATAAGGCAATCGACCGGTTCCGTATCGTAATCGGTGCCTACATTGCCGCCATGGGACTGCCCGTCGAAGGAGGCTCGATCCATTTTGTCTGCAAAGCACCACACAATGAAAACTGCGAACTGCAGTGGGTCCGCTTGCTTGGGCCGCGTGGACGGTTCATCCAATGCACCCGCGATCCAATCGAGCACTACCTGTCGCTCCAGAATATTGCGCATCTGTACGGGTCAGGCGGCTATCCGGCCGTCGATTTCGCGCGCAAGGTTCGGCGACGAAGGTGGTTGTGGAATATCTACCCCGGCAAACGTCTCTATGTGCTCGATTACGATCGGCTGACCGCTGACCCAGATTTCGAGATGCGCAAGATCGCCGATTTCATTGGCATCGCATTCACTGAAACGATGACCCGTCCGACCGAAAACGCGATGCATTAG
- a CDS encoding sensor histidine kinase, producing the protein MIFTRRSAFLCVASLASVFIIGGAASFTPLERYYFQRQAEQNNVPLRLAAESLRAALDRYAPLPALIAERPSLTQLLSRPDDGALVAQVNEDLRQTASVVRASDVFLMDITGKTLAAASYLGPESNLDRNFSYKTYFAQALRGDLSSFQVYGTTTGEQGYFYAAPVEDGDRIVGVLAIRFNITAFESVWRGADSEFAVFDSNDFILMSSRPDWHFRAMRPLSDATRQVIAQNLQYPIDRIDLLPITTRSLSESAQYLSIEGDRRESFVMSSLKLPDRNWTIASLSPTTPATLNALRTLLIAGLTILLILVGLLAYLLRQARHLEKLSQQEKAKRALEVAVADRTAELRQALADLEQTQTELVQAGKLAGLGQMSAALSHELNQPLAAVKTYSDNARAFLRRENIKEADENLGRISKMVDRMASISAHLRNFARRPQQAIGAVQLDAVVQDALGVVDVRLNSEGGRVVYNLADSDVYVIGGHVRLQQVIVNLINNALDAMAGQNDPVVELSVSGTSLRVRDTGAGLDPEISNQIFDPFFTTKAPGKGLGLGLSISYNIVSDFGGTLTVTNHQDGGAIFCVMLLPATSEHMAAQ; encoded by the coding sequence ATGATATTCACACGCCGCTCTGCGTTCCTATGTGTTGCCAGCCTGGCTTCGGTTTTTATTATCGGAGGTGCTGCGTCATTTACGCCTTTAGAGAGGTATTATTTCCAACGTCAAGCTGAACAAAACAATGTACCGCTTAGGCTCGCTGCCGAAAGTTTGCGTGCGGCACTTGATCGATACGCGCCTCTGCCCGCGCTGATTGCCGAACGCCCGTCGCTGACGCAACTTTTGTCTCGCCCGGACGACGGTGCACTTGTGGCGCAAGTGAACGAAGACCTCAGGCAAACAGCCTCCGTCGTGCGTGCCTCCGATGTGTTTTTGATGGACATCACGGGCAAGACCCTTGCAGCGGCTTCTTATCTTGGCCCCGAAAGTAATTTGGACCGCAACTTTAGTTACAAGACCTATTTCGCACAGGCGTTACGTGGGGACCTTTCAAGTTTTCAAGTTTATGGCACCACAACTGGCGAACAAGGCTATTTTTATGCGGCTCCTGTCGAGGATGGCGACCGGATCGTTGGTGTTCTGGCCATAAGGTTTAATATCACGGCCTTTGAAAGTGTGTGGCGTGGTGCGGACAGTGAATTTGCGGTGTTTGACAGCAATGATTTCATCTTGATGTCATCGCGTCCCGATTGGCATTTTCGCGCGATGCGCCCGCTGAGCGATGCCACACGTCAGGTGATTGCGCAGAACCTGCAATATCCGATTGATCGGATTGATTTGCTGCCCATCACAACGCGAAGCTTGAGTGAATCTGCACAATATTTAAGTATCGAAGGTGATCGGCGTGAGAGTTTTGTGATGTCCTCGTTGAAGTTACCAGACCGCAACTGGACAATAGCGTCACTGTCGCCGACCACACCTGCCACGTTGAACGCGCTGCGCACACTTTTGATTGCGGGGCTGACCATCCTTTTGATCTTGGTGGGGCTTTTGGCGTATCTGCTTAGGCAAGCGCGACACCTGGAAAAACTTTCTCAGCAAGAAAAAGCCAAACGCGCCTTGGAAGTGGCTGTCGCGGACAGGACCGCTGAATTACGCCAAGCGCTTGCAGATCTTGAGCAGACGCAGACGGAACTGGTTCAGGCAGGCAAACTCGCGGGGCTGGGTCAAATGTCAGCGGCATTATCGCATGAATTGAACCAACCACTTGCTGCGGTCAAAACTTATTCTGATAATGCCCGCGCGTTTTTAAGGCGCGAAAATATTAAAGAAGCTGATGAAAATCTTGGCAGGATTTCTAAAATGGTAGATCGGATGGCATCGATTTCTGCGCACCTTCGTAATTTTGCCCGCCGACCTCAGCAGGCCATCGGAGCAGTGCAACTGGACGCGGTTGTGCAAGACGCGCTTGGCGTTGTTGATGTACGTTTGAATTCAGAGGGTGGGCGCGTCGTCTACAATTTGGCAGACTCTGACGTTTATGTCATCGGTGGTCACGTGCGTTTGCAACAGGTCATCGTGAACCTGATCAATAATGCGCTTGATGCAATGGCTGGCCAGAACGACCCTGTTGTTGAACTGAGCGTGTCGGGCACCAGTTTGCGTGTCCGCGATACGGGAGCCGGGCTTGATCCCGAGATTAGCAATCAAATTTTTGATCCGTTCTTTACCACCAAAGCCCCGGGAAAGGGCCTTGGGCTCGGGCTATCGATTTCATATAATATCGTATCAGACTTTGGCGGCACTCTGACGGTGACCAATCACCAGGACGGGGGTGCTATCTTCTGTGTTATGTTGCTACCTGCCACATCAGAACACATGGCCGCGCAATGA
- a CDS encoding sigma-54-dependent transcriptional regulator has protein sequence MTETVLFVDDEEELRIAVAQSLMLADLPAEVYERAEDALAKISRSFQGVLVTDIRMPGNDGLWLMHQILEIDPEFPVILVTGHGDVDLAVRSMREGAYDFIEKPYPPARLVSTVQHALEKRRLTIENRSLKQEVAGDDKLEARLIGRSAPMEGLRKAIRTIAATDADVLITGPTGAGKDLTARALHDLSERARHPFVHINCAALPVDLVETELFGHEAGAFAGAIRARFGKFEHARQGTVFLDEIDSLPVAVQAKFLQAIQDRQITRLGSNEPVELDIRVIAAAKADLTAAVTVGTFRADLFYRLNVVTLDVPSLNARRDDIPSLFLNLTAQAAARYSRQMPDVPAEVLSHLATQQWPGNVRELRNAADRFVLGLDPLVIPNAETTDRTLADAVAVHEKALIYAALTANAGRLKPTYEALGLSRKALYEKMQKHTINKDDIAK, from the coding sequence ATGACAGAAACAGTTTTGTTCGTAGACGACGAGGAAGAGTTGCGTATTGCAGTTGCTCAGAGCTTAATGCTCGCAGATCTGCCTGCTGAGGTGTATGAACGGGCTGAAGATGCGTTGGCTAAGATCAGCCGCAGCTTTCAGGGCGTTCTTGTCACTGACATACGAATGCCCGGCAACGACGGACTTTGGCTGATGCACCAAATTCTGGAGATTGACCCTGAATTTCCTGTTATTCTCGTTACGGGGCACGGTGACGTGGATCTTGCTGTGCGATCAATGCGCGAAGGTGCCTATGATTTCATCGAAAAGCCGTATCCGCCCGCGCGCCTTGTCAGCACGGTTCAACACGCGTTGGAAAAACGAAGACTAACGATTGAAAACCGGTCCTTGAAGCAAGAAGTGGCGGGTGACGACAAGCTTGAGGCACGTTTGATTGGGCGCTCTGCGCCCATGGAGGGGTTGCGCAAAGCGATCCGCACGATTGCAGCGACGGATGCGGACGTTTTGATAACGGGTCCGACCGGCGCAGGCAAAGATTTAACCGCGCGTGCGCTGCACGACCTTTCCGAGCGTGCGCGCCATCCGTTTGTTCATATCAACTGCGCGGCTTTGCCCGTTGATTTGGTCGAGACAGAACTTTTTGGCCATGAAGCGGGCGCTTTCGCAGGTGCCATCCGCGCACGCTTTGGAAAGTTCGAACATGCCCGCCAAGGTACGGTGTTCTTGGATGAGATCGACAGCCTTCCTGTCGCTGTGCAGGCTAAATTTTTACAAGCGATACAAGACCGGCAGATTACCCGACTGGGATCGAACGAACCTGTTGAACTGGATATCCGCGTGATTGCCGCGGCGAAAGCCGATCTTACAGCCGCGGTTACGGTGGGGACATTCAGGGCAGATCTTTTCTATCGCTTGAATGTCGTGACGCTTGATGTTCCATCCTTGAATGCGCGGCGAGACGATATCCCATCGCTGTTCCTGAATCTCACCGCACAAGCCGCTGCGCGGTATTCAAGGCAGATGCCAGACGTCCCTGCTGAGGTTCTGTCACATTTGGCGACGCAACAATGGCCGGGCAACGTGCGCGAGTTAAGAAATGCGGCTGATCGGTTTGTACTAGGTCTTGATCCGCTCGTTATTCCAAACGCCGAGACCACAGATAGGACGTTGGCGGACGCAGTCGCGGTACATGAAAAGGCGCTGATCTATGCGGCTTTGACTGCAAACGCGGGGCGTTTAAAACCGACCTACGAGGCGTTGGGTTTGTCACGAAAAGCACTGTACGAGAAAATGCAAAAGCATACCATCAACAAGGATGACATTGCCAAGTAG
- a CDS encoding TAXI family TRAP transporter solute-binding subunit: MKLAALIATTALTSTAASADGHVDRTAWPESFTVGTASQGGTYFAYGSGWANLVAEELGVTGGGEVTGGPMQNMALVHTGDAQFGMTTMGPAAESIAGTNPIAPGLEMTNACAIFPMYQTPFSVTALTSSGIATIADIPDGARIGFGPAGSTSDTYFPRMMEELGVNFERRNGGWSDLGGQLQDGLLDVIAFAAGVPVPAVSQLEVQTDVNIIEFSEVEQATIQAAFPVAAFDISADAYTTLTAPARSVSMWNFAIANCDLPASFVKAAVDVVMSDNERMVNIHRAARTTIPENYTKNAGVLPWHPGAAEWFIENAGADIPAEQIFGN; the protein is encoded by the coding sequence ATGAAATTAGCAGCGCTTATTGCGACGACCGCATTGACATCTACGGCTGCATCCGCCGACGGCCACGTCGATCGCACGGCTTGGCCTGAAAGCTTTACCGTTGGCACAGCATCCCAAGGCGGCACCTACTTTGCTTACGGTTCAGGCTGGGCGAACCTGGTCGCTGAAGAGCTTGGCGTAACTGGTGGCGGCGAAGTCACAGGCGGCCCGATGCAGAATATGGCGCTGGTTCATACCGGTGACGCACAGTTTGGCATGACAACAATGGGTCCCGCGGCGGAATCCATTGCTGGTACCAACCCAATCGCGCCCGGTCTGGAAATGACCAACGCCTGTGCGATCTTCCCGATGTATCAGACGCCGTTCTCGGTGACCGCGCTGACGTCTTCAGGTATCGCAACGATTGCGGACATTCCTGATGGCGCACGGATCGGTTTTGGCCCGGCGGGTTCCACATCCGACACATACTTCCCACGCATGATGGAAGAACTTGGCGTTAACTTTGAACGTCGTAACGGCGGTTGGAGCGACCTCGGTGGCCAATTGCAGGACGGTCTGCTGGACGTGATCGCATTCGCGGCTGGTGTTCCAGTGCCAGCGGTCAGCCAGTTGGAAGTCCAGACCGACGTCAACATCATCGAGTTCTCCGAAGTAGAGCAGGCGACAATTCAGGCGGCGTTTCCCGTGGCGGCCTTTGACATCAGCGCCGATGCCTACACGACGCTGACCGCCCCCGCGCGATCCGTGTCCATGTGGAACTTTGCGATTGCGAACTGCGATCTGCCCGCCAGCTTCGTGAAAGCCGCAGTTGATGTGGTGATGTCCGACAACGAGCGTATGGTGAACATCCACCGTGCAGCGCGGACAACAATCCCCGAAAACTACACCAAAAATGCGGGCGTTCTGCCTTGGCACCCTGGTGCAGCTGAATGGTTCATCGAGAACGCAGGTGCAGATATCCCTGCCGAACAAATCTTCGGTAACTAA
- a CDS encoding TRAP transporter permease has translation MTDATQNDDLTDGPVLAEGVDDEPVVSNQRLFTGKANLAIAAVAGFYALFHMAALNGWSIRSWTGIDISGLPVFPMETWNFRIVHIAGALILGFLMYSARAFPDDDKGGKHPLDLLAYVALLPALYACFTVISFANQIAGGVMWNGIDEGIRTAETYHYGIPLIVATVAGIVISWMRPRVQGSIAPADIVLSVCAVAVAAYLITIFGTLMRNSTGTPFAPIGMSIAAVAGTALIMEMTRRVAGLALIIIAGVFLLYVFAGDLLPGFLNAPDITWQRFFSQVYTDAGILGPTTAVSSTYIILFIIFAAFLQASKVGDYFVNFAFACAGRSRGGPAKVAIFASGLMGMINGTSAGNVVATGSLTIPLMKKVGYKPTTAGAVEAAASTGGQIMPPIMGAGAFIMAEITGIPYQDIAIAAIIPAALYFVSIYFMVDFEAAKLGMRGMREDELPKFKDMIRRVFLFLPIIILIAALFMGYSVIRAGTLATASAAVVSWFTPYRMGFRSVAKAFELAGVMSIQIIAVCACAGIIVGVISLTGVGARFSSVLLNIADANQLLALFFAMCISIMLGMGMPTTAAYAVAASVVAPGLIQLGIPTLTAHFFVFYFAVVSAITPPVALASYAAAGISGSNPMSTSVASFKIGISAFIVPFMFFYNGALLMDGAWYEILRAALTAIFGVFLLSSGVQGWWVENRAAGPIRIGLIVVALFMIEGSLLSDIMGIVGAGALFFVARAMGPKTPSVAA, from the coding sequence ATGACCGACGCAACGCAAAACGATGATCTAACCGATGGGCCTGTACTTGCAGAAGGGGTTGATGACGAACCCGTTGTCAGCAACCAACGCTTGTTCACCGGCAAGGCCAATTTAGCTATCGCTGCCGTTGCGGGTTTTTATGCGCTGTTCCATATGGCCGCCCTAAATGGCTGGTCTATTCGCAGCTGGACTGGCATCGATATTTCCGGCTTGCCTGTGTTCCCGATGGAAACATGGAATTTTCGCATCGTGCATATCGCAGGTGCCCTGATCCTTGGGTTCTTGATGTATTCCGCGCGCGCCTTTCCCGACGATGACAAAGGCGGCAAGCACCCGCTTGATCTGTTAGCCTACGTGGCGCTGTTGCCTGCGCTTTATGCCTGTTTCACCGTGATATCGTTTGCCAACCAGATCGCCGGTGGCGTCATGTGGAACGGCATCGACGAGGGCATCCGCACTGCCGAGACGTATCATTACGGAATCCCCCTGATCGTGGCGACCGTTGCAGGTATTGTCATCAGCTGGATGCGTCCGCGCGTTCAGGGCAGCATCGCCCCCGCTGATATCGTTCTGTCGGTCTGCGCTGTCGCGGTTGCGGCTTATCTGATCACGATCTTTGGCACATTGATGCGCAACTCAACCGGAACACCGTTCGCCCCCATCGGGATGAGCATCGCCGCGGTTGCGGGCACGGCACTGATCATGGAAATGACGCGGCGCGTGGCCGGTCTTGCGCTGATCATTATCGCGGGCGTCTTTCTTCTGTATGTCTTTGCCGGTGATTTGCTACCTGGTTTCCTGAACGCACCCGACATCACATGGCAGCGTTTCTTTAGCCAAGTTTACACGGATGCCGGCATCCTTGGGCCAACGACAGCTGTGTCGTCGACCTACATCATCTTGTTCATTATTTTTGCCGCTTTTTTGCAGGCGTCCAAAGTTGGCGATTATTTTGTGAACTTTGCATTTGCTTGCGCAGGCCGTTCGCGCGGTGGCCCAGCGAAGGTCGCGATCTTTGCATCCGGTTTGATGGGGATGATCAACGGGACCTCTGCGGGTAACGTGGTTGCCACAGGGTCGCTCACCATCCCGCTGATGAAGAAAGTTGGCTATAAGCCAACAACCGCAGGTGCGGTCGAGGCTGCAGCGTCAACCGGTGGGCAGATCATGCCGCCGATCATGGGCGCAGGTGCGTTCATAATGGCGGAAATAACGGGTATACCGTATCAGGACATCGCGATTGCAGCGATCATCCCTGCGGCGCTCTATTTCGTGTCGATCTACTTCATGGTGGATTTCGAGGCTGCCAAATTGGGCATGCGCGGCATGCGTGAAGACGAACTGCCCAAGTTCAAAGATATGATCCGTCGCGTCTTTTTGTTCCTGCCCATCATCATCCTGATTGCGGCCTTGTTTATGGGCTATTCGGTTATTCGGGCGGGCACATTGGCAACAGCATCAGCGGCTGTTGTCAGTTGGTTCACTCCCTACCGGATGGGGTTTAGGTCTGTGGCCAAAGCGTTTGAACTGGCAGGCGTGATGTCGATCCAGATCATCGCAGTCTGTGCCTGTGCAGGTATTATTGTGGGGGTGATCTCGCTCACGGGTGTTGGCGCACGGTTCTCATCTGTGTTGCTGAATATTGCTGATGCCAACCAATTGCTGGCACTGTTTTTCGCAATGTGTATCTCGATCATGTTGGGGATGGGGATGCCAACCACAGCTGCCTATGCAGTGGCTGCGTCGGTTGTCGCCCCGGGTTTGATCCAACTGGGTATTCCCACACTGACGGCGCATTTCTTTGTCTTCTACTTTGCTGTCGTGTCGGCGATCACGCCGCCTGTCGCGCTCGCCAGTTATGCGGCGGCCGGCATATCGGGCTCGAACCCGATGTCGACATCCGTGGCGTCGTTCAAGATCGGAATTTCAGCGTTCATCGTGCCGTTTATGTTTTTTTACAACGGCGCCCTGCTGATGGACGGCGCGTGGTACGAGATCTTGCGTGCGGCCCTAACGGCGATCTTTGGTGTCTTCCTGCTGTCGTCGGGTGTTCAGGGTTGGTGGGTCGAAAATCGTGCGGCGGGGCCGATCCGTATTGGACTGATCGTTGTTGCGCTGTTCATGATTGAAGGCAGTCTTCTCTCGGATATTATGGGGATTGTCGGCGCGGGTGCCTTGTTCTTCGTCGCCAGAGCGATGGGACCAAAAACGCCATCGGTGGCCGCGTAG
- a CDS encoding glutathione S-transferase C-terminal domain-containing protein, translated as MTKKSIEEAQTDAAARRAKGEFVRGVSSFRSVLGEDPDFPTEPNRYHLFVALNCPWCHRVTLARNVLGLQDSITMDVAFPSRTGQDDPIAPNRWEFNPTRIASLTGAILPECTTETATGQNVRLARQIYEQEGSDEASVPILYDKKTKRIVTNESADIIRMLNTQAGALGSTIAADNRLDLYPLGDEHARLRHDIDMLNEQIYVNINNGAYKAGFSSDQAIYATAFTAYFDTLATLETRLSADDRPFLTGDRFTEADLRLFPTLYRHDPVYYVRMKLNGARILDYPKLWRWLCRVYALPGVAESNSLVHCRQGYFGRSWNNVVPLGPLRPMPYPDAYLDPGLAF; from the coding sequence GTGACCAAGAAATCCATCGAAGAAGCGCAAACAGACGCCGCCGCACGGCGCGCCAAGGGCGAATTCGTGCGCGGTGTCAGCAGTTTTAGGTCCGTCTTGGGCGAAGATCCTGATTTTCCGACTGAGCCTAATCGCTACCACTTGTTCGTTGCGCTTAACTGCCCATGGTGCCACCGTGTGACCTTGGCGCGCAATGTACTTGGCCTGCAAGATAGCATCACCATGGATGTCGCTTTCCCCAGTCGCACGGGCCAAGATGACCCTATCGCGCCGAACCGTTGGGAATTCAATCCAACCCGTATCGCATCTCTGACGGGCGCGATCCTACCCGAATGCACCACAGAGACGGCGACAGGTCAGAACGTTCGACTGGCCAGACAAATCTACGAACAAGAGGGGTCTGACGAAGCGTCAGTGCCGATCCTTTATGATAAGAAGACCAAGCGGATCGTGACCAACGAAAGCGCCGACATCATTCGGATGCTGAACACGCAGGCAGGTGCTCTTGGCAGTACCATCGCCGCCGACAACAGGCTGGATTTGTACCCGTTGGGTGATGAACATGCCCGATTGCGCCACGATATCGATATGTTGAACGAGCAGATTTACGTGAACATCAACAACGGCGCTTATAAAGCCGGGTTTTCGTCTGATCAGGCGATTTACGCGACTGCGTTTACAGCTTATTTCGATACGCTCGCCACGCTGGAAACGCGGCTCTCTGCCGATGACCGCCCGTTCCTCACAGGCGATCGCTTTACTGAGGCCGACCTGCGCCTTTTCCCGACGCTCTATCGGCATGACCCAGTTTATTATGTGCGGATGAAGCTGAACGGCGCCAGAATTCTGGACTACCCAAAACTCTGGCGTTGGCTTTGTCGGGTATATGCATTGCCGGGTGTGGCCGAGAGCAACTCGCTGGTTCACTGTCGGCAGGGGTATTTTGGCAGGTCTTGGAACAATGTTGTGCCTTTAGGCCCCCTCCGTCCAATGCCCTATCCAGACGCTTATTTGGATCCTGGCCTCGCATTCTAG